A window of the Natronomonas salina genome harbors these coding sequences:
- a CDS encoding endonuclease/exonuclease/phosphatase family protein, with translation MTSTPTRRTVLGGVAGTAALGSVPIATADGQDLRVSTRNLYVGVDLFLLGLAEDLDDVREIAGQLLADARRHPYEARMEALAAEVGATEPAVLGLQEAAWIRTRSPSEFDGDHDPGATDVLVDLLSEFQAALSARGLEYEVAASTTTSDIEVPAATDDGDVDVRITDRTAILVRKDVTVESSAADRFEATVPIPLGETDLELGRGYSTAEISAGGETATVATTHLESFDGTTRQSQAEELLGHLPADRPVILTGDINSGPGGQTATYDLLRTEFADAVETDRSDAPSHTCCYGSDLRSDVGALSRRIDVVLYRGALEPTAVELVGVDPDERIPVERGGETIQIWPSDHAGVVASFQFGAQTGAGGGTSGPDSERTSPQTSAGPDGGDRQSESQSGFGFVATLVGAVLAAIGRRRGSD, from the coding sequence GTGACTTCAACGCCGACCCGTCGAACGGTCCTCGGTGGCGTCGCGGGGACTGCCGCGCTGGGGAGCGTACCAATCGCAACTGCAGACGGACAGGACCTCCGAGTCTCGACCCGGAACCTCTACGTCGGCGTCGACCTATTCCTCCTCGGTCTCGCCGAGGACCTCGACGACGTCCGGGAGATCGCCGGGCAGTTACTCGCCGATGCCAGGCGCCATCCGTACGAGGCCCGGATGGAGGCCCTCGCGGCCGAGGTCGGAGCGACGGAACCGGCCGTCCTCGGACTCCAGGAAGCGGCGTGGATTCGGACCCGCAGCCCCAGCGAGTTCGACGGCGACCACGACCCGGGGGCGACGGACGTACTCGTCGACCTCCTGTCGGAATTCCAGGCCGCACTGTCGGCACGGGGCCTCGAGTACGAGGTGGCTGCCTCGACGACGACGAGCGACATCGAGGTGCCGGCGGCGACGGACGACGGCGACGTCGACGTGCGGATCACGGACCGGACGGCGATCCTCGTTCGAAAGGACGTGACCGTCGAATCTTCGGCGGCCGACCGTTTCGAGGCCACGGTCCCGATTCCGCTGGGGGAGACCGATCTCGAACTCGGACGTGGCTATTCCACCGCTGAGATATCCGCTGGCGGGGAGACCGCGACGGTGGCAACCACGCACCTCGAGTCGTTCGACGGGACCACGCGGCAGTCCCAGGCCGAGGAGTTGCTCGGGCATCTCCCGGCGGACCGACCGGTGATCCTCACCGGCGATATCAACAGTGGACCGGGCGGGCAGACAGCCACGTACGACCTACTTCGGACGGAGTTCGCCGACGCGGTGGAGACGGACCGATCAGATGCCCCGTCCCACACGTGCTGCTACGGGAGCGACCTCCGAAGCGACGTCGGCGCGCTCTCGAGGCGGATCGACGTCGTCCTCTACAGGGGCGCGCTCGAACCCACGGCCGTCGAACTCGTCGGCGTCGATCCAGACGAGCGCATCCCGGTCGAACGAGGCGGAGAGACGATCCAGATATGGCCCTCCGACCACGCTGGCGTCGTCGCGAGCTTCCAGTTCGGAGCGCAAACGGGGGCTGGAGGAGGAACGTCTGGCCCGGATTCTGAACGGACGTCCCCCCAGACGTCAGCCGGACCAGACGGGGGGGACCGCCAGTCCGAGTCGCAATCGGGCTTCGGGTTCGTGGCGACGCTGGTCGGAGCGGTGCTCGCGGCGATAGGGCGGCGGCGAGGCAGCGATTAG
- a CDS encoding ABC transporter substrate-binding protein, translated as MELDPVVATDVGSQQAIARVFDGLYTYGDGTDVVPQIAAGSPSVADGGRRVTVELDEDARFQNGEPVTATDVQYTFEAPEKEDAASQWAVSPVETVETVDDRTVRFRLEQPYPAIEHTLTNPIVPKDVREADRKAFARDPIGAGPYRVRSFSEEKKTQLARWENYWGEPAPAIDRVTFAYVESPITQLMGLVTGQSDVVEPISPRYRREITTITDTTVAEEPGFRSFFFGFNCNDGPTVERAVREGIARCVDVEKLVEQFVAPVGSRQYSTLPREIAEGWDLPVEEWASAVPPKDTREAKRRFEEAPVSVGKLTILTSKHPVWKELAHALASGLRDAGQSALVEAVSWKQYLERSVSGSARDYAVFVGEVAGNGDPDSFLYPVFHENAQGGTNGIFYNEETVMNHLLEARRTTNRQRRRSHYEAAISRLNEDQVYVPICSFKNSFAHRSDLQHFDVHPIAGLNPRVTSPDGAVSVEGR; from the coding sequence ATGGAACTGGACCCCGTCGTCGCCACGGACGTCGGCTCCCAGCAGGCGATCGCCCGCGTCTTCGACGGGCTCTACACGTACGGCGACGGCACGGACGTCGTCCCGCAGATAGCGGCCGGCTCCCCTTCGGTAGCCGACGGCGGCCGCCGGGTGACCGTCGAACTCGACGAGGACGCCAGGTTCCAGAACGGCGAACCGGTCACGGCGACCGACGTGCAGTACACCTTCGAGGCGCCAGAGAAGGAGGACGCGGCGAGCCAGTGGGCGGTGAGCCCGGTCGAGACCGTCGAGACGGTCGACGATCGGACCGTCCGCTTCCGCCTCGAGCAGCCGTATCCCGCCATCGAGCACACCCTGACGAACCCGATCGTCCCGAAGGACGTCCGGGAGGCAGATCGGAAGGCGTTCGCTCGCGATCCCATCGGCGCCGGTCCCTACCGCGTCCGGTCGTTCAGCGAGGAGAAGAAGACCCAGCTCGCTCGCTGGGAGAACTACTGGGGGGAGCCGGCGCCCGCCATCGACCGGGTGACGTTCGCCTACGTCGAGTCGCCGATCACCCAGCTAATGGGACTCGTCACCGGGCAGTCGGACGTCGTCGAGCCGATCTCGCCACGGTACCGTCGGGAGATCACCACCATCACGGACACGACGGTCGCCGAGGAACCGGGCTTCCGCTCGTTCTTCTTCGGGTTCAACTGCAACGACGGACCGACGGTCGAGCGGGCTGTCCGGGAGGGGATCGCCCGCTGCGTCGACGTCGAGAAGCTCGTCGAGCAGTTCGTCGCCCCCGTCGGGTCGCGGCAGTACAGTACGCTGCCGCGCGAAATCGCCGAGGGATGGGACCTCCCGGTCGAGGAGTGGGCATCAGCCGTCCCCCCGAAGGACACCCGGGAAGCGAAGCGGCGCTTCGAGGAGGCACCCGTCTCCGTCGGCAAGCTCACCATCCTGACCTCGAAGCATCCGGTCTGGAAGGAGCTGGCCCACGCGCTGGCGTCCGGCCTCCGCGACGCCGGACAGTCCGCGCTCGTCGAGGCGGTCAGCTGGAAGCAGTACCTCGAACGCTCCGTCAGTGGGTCGGCCAGGGACTACGCGGTGTTCGTCGGTGAGGTCGCCGGCAACGGCGACCCCGACTCGTTCCTCTATCCGGTCTTCCACGAGAACGCCCAGGGCGGGACCAACGGGATCTTCTACAACGAGGAGACGGTGATGAACCACCTCCTCGAAGCCCGACGGACCACGAATCGTCAGCGGCGGCGGTCGCACTACGAAGCGGCGATATCGCGGCTCAACGAAGACCAGGTCTACGTGCCCATCTGCTCGTTCAAGAACAGCTTCGCCCACCGGTCGGACCTCCAGCACTTCGACGTGCACCCCATCGCCGGGCTGAATCCGAGAGTGACGAGTCCCGACGGGGCGGTCAGCGTGGAGGGACGATGA
- a CDS encoding APC family permease, whose amino-acid sequence MSEEFGLPTGVALGVGGIVGGGIYAAIGIVVMAAGVLTWFAYSLATVVVLCCAYSYVKVNEITDSAGGSVSYIEELTGRGTVAGVVGWTLVVGYIGTMAMYAYAFGAYGQMLLGVQYVWGLPFRPFLSVAIIALFVGLNVLGASASGATERYLVFVQAGIIAVFGLVGLWFGFSVGALRLGLSEFATGPIIAASVGFVSFEGWQLLFYDQEQFEDPQETLAKAIFISIPIAAAIYILVGFVITSLLPPEVVSAQPEAALLYGALRINQWLALAVGLAGLVSTASAINSTMFSEAIFAKNLIDDDILPSEMGDPDDDAAPTRTVLVIGFFTAAFAVLGSLEAVVEFASLAFIVVFGTVSALAFTNRDGTDIRTLPPVVGMVGSAAFFVMLLYFLFTRLPHVFYLVVVIAAAVFTVEAAYFKRDSIKEGIREVEKEI is encoded by the coding sequence ATGAGCGAGGAGTTCGGCCTCCCGACGGGCGTCGCATTGGGCGTCGGCGGCATCGTCGGCGGCGGCATCTACGCCGCCATCGGGATCGTCGTGATGGCCGCCGGGGTGCTGACGTGGTTCGCCTACTCCCTGGCGACCGTCGTCGTCCTCTGCTGTGCGTACTCGTACGTGAAGGTCAACGAGATAACCGACTCCGCCGGGGGGTCGGTCTCCTACATCGAGGAGCTGACCGGCCGCGGGACCGTCGCCGGCGTGGTCGGCTGGACGCTGGTCGTCGGCTACATCGGGACGATGGCGATGTACGCCTACGCCTTCGGCGCGTACGGGCAGATGCTGCTCGGCGTCCAGTACGTCTGGGGGCTGCCGTTCCGCCCGTTCCTCTCGGTAGCGATCATCGCGCTGTTCGTCGGCCTGAACGTCCTCGGCGCGTCGGCGTCGGGGGCGACCGAGCGGTACCTCGTCTTCGTGCAGGCGGGCATCATCGCCGTCTTCGGCCTCGTCGGCCTCTGGTTCGGGTTCTCGGTGGGCGCCCTCCGGCTCGGGCTCTCGGAGTTCGCGACGGGGCCGATCATCGCGGCGTCGGTCGGCTTCGTCTCCTTCGAGGGCTGGCAGCTCCTGTTCTACGACCAAGAGCAGTTCGAGGACCCCCAGGAGACGCTCGCGAAGGCAATCTTCATCTCCATCCCGATCGCCGCCGCGATCTACATCCTCGTCGGCTTCGTCATCACGAGTCTCCTCCCTCCGGAGGTCGTCTCCGCGCAACCAGAAGCGGCGCTGCTGTACGGTGCCCTCCGGATCAACCAGTGGCTCGCGCTCGCAGTCGGACTCGCGGGGCTGGTCTCCACGGCCAGCGCGATCAATTCGACGATGTTCTCGGAGGCGATCTTCGCGAAGAACCTCATCGACGACGACATCCTCCCGTCGGAGATGGGCGACCCCGACGACGACGCGGCGCCGACGCGGACGGTGCTCGTCATCGGCTTTTTCACCGCCGCCTTCGCCGTCCTCGGGAGCCTGGAGGCGGTCGTCGAGTTCGCGTCGCTGGCGTTCATCGTCGTCTTCGGGACGGTCAGCGCCCTGGCGTTCACCAACCGCGACGGCACCGACATCAGGACGCTCCCGCCGGTCGTCGGGATGGTCGGCTCGGCGGCGTTCTTCGTGATGCTGCTGTACTTCCTCTTCACGCGACTCCCGCACGTGTTCTACCTCGTCGTCGTCATCGCCGCGGCCGTCTTCACGGTCGAGGCAGCCTACTTCAAGCGTGATTCGATCAAGGAAGGGATCCGCGAGGTCGAGAAGGAGATATAG
- a CDS encoding TRAM domain-containing protein: MEIADRLRCLFSGTIEERDGSYQIEIPKSELELGGVDEGATYQVALLRSPGKTSESTDEGSSRSRDSQAPPVEEGESRQVEIEGIGEQGDGITRVERGFVVIVPDTEKGERVRITITDVRDSVAFAEVDERIDYYE; the protein is encoded by the coding sequence ATGGAAATCGCCGATCGCTTGCGCTGTCTGTTCTCCGGGACGATCGAAGAGCGGGACGGCTCGTATCAGATCGAGATACCGAAGTCGGAACTCGAACTCGGCGGAGTCGACGAGGGCGCCACGTACCAGGTCGCGCTCCTGCGGTCACCGGGAAAGACATCCGAATCGACGGACGAAGGTAGCTCGAGGTCGCGTGACTCGCAGGCCCCGCCGGTGGAGGAAGGAGAGTCCCGGCAGGTCGAGATCGAGGGGATCGGCGAGCAGGGTGACGGCATCACGCGAGTCGAGCGCGGCTTCGTCGTGATCGTGCCGGATACCGAGAAGGGTGAACGGGTCCGAATCACGATCACCGACGTCCGGGACAGCGTCGCGTTCGCCGAGGTCGACGAGCGCATCGATTACTACGAGTGA
- a CDS encoding HalOD1 output domain-containing protein, with the protein MRTSVDSGQSTTQSLTVAVVERVANRENVEPLDVPPLNDVIDPDALEALFDDPETAADRVTFNFHGYEVVVEGPEQVRATPLEDPSK; encoded by the coding sequence ATGCGAACATCGGTGGACTCGGGGCAGTCAACCACGCAATCCCTCACAGTTGCGGTCGTAGAACGAGTCGCCAATCGAGAGAACGTCGAGCCGCTGGACGTTCCACCGTTGAACGATGTCATCGATCCGGACGCACTGGAGGCGCTGTTCGACGACCCGGAGACCGCTGCTGACCGCGTCACGTTCAATTTCCACGGGTACGAGGTTGTCGTCGAGGGACCCGAGCAGGTACGGGCCACACCGCTCGAAGACCCATCCAAGTGA
- a CDS encoding SHOCT domain-containing protein, giving the protein MGSRHWLYFGGFVVSVILAVATALLGLLEGLAALSGGVPAGEGFVLATVLGAAAEWVVLTLVLGVVAILFLAGTVVSVLRTASLPRDDRLVSLVEWLERQYPLLRKFDVSGKVEPTTEDRKRQLKEQYVDGEISEAEFERRLAQLMDDRPEGASRSESGSKLERNDRPRR; this is encoded by the coding sequence ATGGGATCTCGTCACTGGCTCTATTTCGGCGGCTTCGTCGTCAGCGTCATTCTCGCGGTGGCCACCGCTCTACTGGGGCTCCTCGAGGGACTCGCTGCACTCTCCGGCGGCGTACCAGCCGGCGAGGGGTTCGTCCTCGCGACGGTGCTCGGCGCCGCCGCCGAGTGGGTGGTGCTCACGCTCGTCCTCGGAGTGGTCGCCATCCTGTTTCTCGCTGGAACCGTCGTCTCCGTCCTTCGGACCGCGTCGCTGCCCCGCGACGATCGCCTGGTCTCGCTCGTCGAATGGCTGGAACGCCAGTATCCCTTGCTACGGAAGTTCGACGTCTCCGGGAAGGTCGAGCCGACGACCGAAGACCGGAAACGGCAGCTCAAAGAGCAGTACGTGGACGGGGAGATCAGCGAAGCGGAGTTCGAGCGACGATTGGCGCAGCTGATGGACGACCGGCCGGAGGGAGCATCGCGGTCGGAATCCGGCTCGAAGCTCGAACGGAACGACCGACCACGGCGGTGA
- a CDS encoding SDR family NAD(P)-dependent oxidoreductase, with product MNRFSGKTALVTGAGSGIGRASARRFADEGADVVVADIVEETGRETVELIEDEGGEATFVNVDVSDLSSVERMVDLAVETYGSLDFAHNNAGILTDFVEVTGIEEIQWDKLLDINLKGIWACMKAELPVMEAQGSGAIVNTASEAGLVGMGGLSSYSASKHGVVGLTKSVALEYAERGIRVNAIAPGPTKTNIQSGLLGGIDGSSLLDRVKMAVKLIRTAIRAVRADFDTSAMRDVPMDRIAEPEEMAGVVAFLCSSDASYITGHTIPVDGGQAAD from the coding sequence ATGAACAGATTTTCCGGGAAGACGGCGCTCGTCACCGGCGCTGGGTCGGGTATCGGGCGGGCGTCTGCGCGTCGCTTCGCCGACGAGGGCGCCGACGTCGTCGTTGCCGACATCGTCGAAGAGACGGGGCGTGAAACGGTCGAACTCATCGAAGACGAAGGTGGCGAGGCGACCTTCGTGAACGTGGACGTCTCCGACCTGTCGTCGGTCGAACGCATGGTCGATCTGGCTGTCGAGACCTACGGGAGCCTGGACTTCGCCCACAACAACGCGGGGATCCTCACCGACTTCGTAGAGGTGACTGGCATCGAGGAGATACAGTGGGACAAACTCCTCGATATCAATCTGAAGGGGATCTGGGCGTGTATGAAGGCCGAACTCCCCGTCATGGAGGCTCAAGGAAGCGGCGCGATCGTGAACACCGCCTCGGAAGCCGGCCTCGTCGGGATGGGTGGGCTCTCCAGCTATTCGGCCAGCAAACACGGCGTCGTCGGACTGACGAAATCCGTCGCACTCGAGTACGCCGAGCGTGGCATCCGGGTCAACGCGATCGCACCCGGACCGACGAAGACGAACATCCAGTCCGGCCTGCTCGGCGGCATCGACGGGTCGTCCCTCCTGGACCGGGTCAAGATGGCCGTCAAGTTGATCCGGACCGCGATCCGGGCGGTTCGCGCCGATTTCGATACGTCCGCCATGCGCGACGTCCCGATGGACCGGATCGCTGAACCGGAGGAGATGGCCGGCGTCGTAGCGTTCCTCTGTTCATCAGATGCCTCCTACATCACTGGCCATACGATCCCCGTCGACGGCGGCCAGGCCGCCGATTGA